One window of Pelmatolapia mariae isolate MD_Pm_ZW linkage group LG18, Pm_UMD_F_2, whole genome shotgun sequence genomic DNA carries:
- the si:ch1073-184j22.2 gene encoding dual specificity protein phosphatase 18 isoform X2 has product MEMALSQITPTLFLSGADAPLNAGLVLKKGITLIVNATLSHACPAYPGVECLRVPVSDLPSARLGDYFDWVAKRIHGNCGGGTLVHCAAGMSRSPALVMAYLMRYRGVTLRQAHHWVQESRPYIRLNAGFWEQLLQYEKRLYGRNTVRVAPEPPPRTPPGTPRLARSQQERGLLTLVPRSPLMSRAQVTSSANRSRRGSKTIKV; this is encoded by the exons ATGGAG ATGGCGCTCTCTCAGATTACCCCCACCCTGTTTCTCAGTGGGGCCGACGCCCCTCTCAACGCAGGACTGGTGTTGAAGAAAGGCATCACACTGATTGTCAATGCCACACTGAGCCACGCATGCCCCGCATACCCAGGGGTGGAGTGTCTGCGGGTCCCTGTCTCCGACCTGCCAAGCGCCCGCCTCGGGGATTACTTTGACTGGGTGGCTAAGCGTATCCATGGTAACTGTGGCGGCGGGACGCTGGTGCACTGTGCCGCCGGGATGAGCCGCTCTCCAGCACTGGTGATGGCGTACCTGATGCGCTACAGGGGCGTGACGCTGCGGCAGGCACACCACTGGGTCCAGGAGAGCCGGCCCTACATCCGGCTTAACGCCGGCTTTTGGGAGCAGCTGCTGCAGTACGAGAAGAGGCTGTACGGGAGGAACACGGTCAGGGTGGCTCCAGAGCCGCCACCAAGGACGCCGCCTGGGACACCGCGGCTGGCCAGGTCTCAGCAGGAGAGGGGCCTGTTAACACTGGTGCCCAGGTCACCGCTGATGTCACGTGCTCAGGTGACATCATCAGCAAACAGATCCAGGAGGGGATCCAAAACCATCAAAGTCTGA
- the si:ch1073-184j22.2 gene encoding dual specificity protein phosphatase 18 isoform X1, which yields MEQMALSQITPTLFLSGADAPLNAGLVLKKGITLIVNATLSHACPAYPGVECLRVPVSDLPSARLGDYFDWVAKRIHGNCGGGTLVHCAAGMSRSPALVMAYLMRYRGVTLRQAHHWVQESRPYIRLNAGFWEQLLQYEKRLYGRNTVRVAPEPPPRTPPGTPRLARSQQERGLLTLVPRSPLMSRAQVTSSANRSRRGSKTIKV from the exons ATGGAG CAGATGGCGCTCTCTCAGATTACCCCCACCCTGTTTCTCAGTGGGGCCGACGCCCCTCTCAACGCAGGACTGGTGTTGAAGAAAGGCATCACACTGATTGTCAATGCCACACTGAGCCACGCATGCCCCGCATACCCAGGGGTGGAGTGTCTGCGGGTCCCTGTCTCCGACCTGCCAAGCGCCCGCCTCGGGGATTACTTTGACTGGGTGGCTAAGCGTATCCATGGTAACTGTGGCGGCGGGACGCTGGTGCACTGTGCCGCCGGGATGAGCCGCTCTCCAGCACTGGTGATGGCGTACCTGATGCGCTACAGGGGCGTGACGCTGCGGCAGGCACACCACTGGGTCCAGGAGAGCCGGCCCTACATCCGGCTTAACGCCGGCTTTTGGGAGCAGCTGCTGCAGTACGAGAAGAGGCTGTACGGGAGGAACACGGTCAGGGTGGCTCCAGAGCCGCCACCAAGGACGCCGCCTGGGACACCGCGGCTGGCCAGGTCTCAGCAGGAGAGGGGCCTGTTAACACTGGTGCCCAGGTCACCGCTGATGTCACGTGCTCAGGTGACATCATCAGCAAACAGATCCAGGAGGGGATCCAAAACCATCAAAGTCTGA
- the sft2d3 gene encoding vesicle transport protein SFT2C has translation MADLNRQLQEYLSQSKGGGAKTISQSGSSTAVDLGEPEPVPGSWFGRWSSPWSASTSGQSSGGSGGLSWPWSAEPDPCLPGMSRRQRLLAFGVCVSFSALCFGLSALYAPLLLLYARKFALLWSLGSVFAIAAAAVLRGPSRLAAGLPTSPGAAVYLFALGGTLYAALSLHSTVLTALGAALQVAVIAGCLVSLLPGGSAGIRFMGGMAASAIRRTITGKTMPI, from the coding sequence ATGGCAGACCTGAACCGACAGCTCCAGGAGTACCTGTCTCAGTCCAAAGGCGGCGGCGCAAAGACCATCTCCCAGTCCGGCTCCAGCACCGCGGTGGACCTGGGCGAACCGGAGCCCGTCCCGGGCAGCTGGTTCGGCCGGTGGTCCAGCCCGTGGTCCGCCAGCACTTCCGGACAGAGCTCGGGCGGAAGCGGCGGCTTGTCGTGGCCGTGGTCGGCCGAACCGGACCCCTGCCTGCCGGGCATGAGCCGCCGCCAGCGGCTGCTGGCCTTCGGCGTGTGCGTGTCGTTTTCCGCTCTCTGCTTCGGCTTGTCGGCGCTGTATGccccgctgctgctgctctatGCCCGCAAGTTCGCGCTGCTCTGGTCGCTTGGCTCGGTGTTCGCCATCGCGGCTGCCGCGGTGCTCCGCGGGCCCAGCAGGCTGGCCGCCGGCCTCCCTACCTCCCCCGGAGCCGCCGTGTACCTGTTCGCTCTCGGGGGTACCTTGTACGCGGCGCTGAGCCTCCACAGCACCGTGCTGACCGCCCTGGGCGCCGCCCTGCAGGTCGCCGTCATCGCCGGCTGCCTGGTGTCGCTGCTACCTGGAGGCAGCGCCGGAATCCGCTTCATGGGGGGTATGGCGGCGTCCGCCATCAGGAGGACCATCACCGGGAAGACCATGCCGATCTGA